Proteins from a single region of Candidatus Zixiibacteriota bacterium:
- a CDS encoding DUF1844 domain-containing protein: MVEEQSEDINFMFYQLVLSLQTAAMHHLGKVASPITGKIERNLEAARGSIDMLDMIERKTANNLTPGEQSLLSHALYQLRLNFLDEAAKPDAAASTPEEPTNPADGETVH, encoded by the coding sequence GTGGTAGAAGAGCAAAGTGAAGACATCAACTTCATGTTCTATCAATTGGTTCTGTCTCTACAGACGGCCGCCATGCATCATCTCGGCAAGGTGGCCTCGCCGATCACGGGCAAGATCGAGCGAAACCTCGAGGCCGCGCGCGGCAGTATCGACATGCTGGATATGATCGAGAGAAAGACAGCCAATAACCTCACGCCGGGGGAGCAGAGCCTCCTGAGTCATGCGCTCTATCAGCTCCGCCTGAATTTCCTTGACGAGGCCGCCAAGCCGGATGCCGCCGCGAGCACGCCGGAGGAGCCCACGAACCCCGCCGACGGCGAAACCGTGCATTAG
- the murB gene encoding UDP-N-acetylmuramate dehydrogenase, protein MIEAFGADLEFSRSLAPLTSYETGGPARYFLSARSIDEVTRAVKAARRLEIPAVVIGGGSNLLVSDEGFDGLVIKMDIMGLRRLDNGLVEAGGGEQLIDLVNFASESSLTGIEFAAGIWGSVGGAIYGNAGAFGGEIGQLMVTGVIIDASGRVREVTRDYFQFNYRHSYLKETHEIVASAVFQLAPGDRAVIEAEVNRILTLRADRHPDRRTAGCFFRNIPDATQQYGKLPAGKLLEEVGAKQLSVGGARVYEKHANIIINAGGATSKDIRQLADILKQRVLDRFGIELQEEVQQIGSFS, encoded by the coding sequence TTGATCGAGGCGTTCGGGGCCGATCTTGAGTTTTCTCGATCGCTGGCGCCTCTGACGAGCTACGAAACCGGCGGCCCGGCCCGGTACTTTCTTTCAGCACGCTCAATCGACGAGGTGACTCGCGCGGTCAAGGCGGCCCGAAGACTTGAGATTCCGGCTGTGGTGATCGGCGGCGGCTCGAATTTGCTGGTATCGGACGAGGGTTTTGACGGACTCGTTATCAAGATGGATATCATGGGGTTACGCCGATTGGATAACGGTTTGGTTGAGGCCGGCGGCGGGGAGCAACTGATCGACCTGGTGAACTTTGCTTCCGAAAGCAGCCTGACTGGGATCGAATTTGCGGCCGGAATCTGGGGCTCGGTAGGGGGAGCGATTTACGGCAACGCGGGTGCGTTCGGCGGCGAAATCGGCCAACTGATGGTGACCGGTGTCATCATTGATGCCTCAGGCAGGGTTCGTGAAGTCACCAGAGACTACTTTCAGTTCAATTATCGCCACTCTTATCTCAAAGAGACCCATGAAATAGTCGCCTCGGCAGTCTTTCAACTCGCGCCGGGCGACAGGGCAGTGATAGAAGCAGAAGTCAATCGAATCCTCACTCTTCGGGCCGACCGCCATCCGGACCGTCGCACCGCCGGTTGCTTCTTTCGCAACATTCCGGATGCCACCCAGCAATACGGCAAACTGCCCGCCGGAAAACTCCTCGAAGAAGTCGGCGCCAAGCAGTTGAGCGTGGGCGGTGCACGGGTGTATGAAAAGCACGCCAATATCATCATCAATGCCGGTGGAGCGACCTCAAAGGATATCCGCCAACTGGCCGATATTTTGAAACAGAGAGTTTTAGACCGCTTCGGAATCGAGTTGCAGGAAGAAGTCCAGCAGATCGGATCATTTTCTTAA
- the sprA gene encoding cell surface protein SprA, which produces MSVRSHTKAVLILVALLLRGGLSYAQVEGIGFQARLEMRSMVVSPYEAPDDRFSAALYPLTYPVLSGQLLYVPKAEEKSDFDAGAISFGTRMHGGVDLVPVSVDARRFYERRTAYNISERWEGFALNSLVQSQRQGKRDGLSIGVNLPKRFDQMFGEGGANLRVSGYRRISFSGRSQWDDAAGSGIRRQSKFPALNMEQISRFTIQGTIGTKITVSVSQDNQTDIPLANRLILRYKGDEDDILKTIEAGNTTLNIPNTRFVGYSQSIAGLFGIKTEARLGNFGLTAIASQEKGSSESATVSATGEENAEPVRDYQYQEGRIFDLAYPGEIGRYDSVRVFVYEEETDQRNPVAEKMYLENGPLDPNGTYNTSDQLMSEVQQDQFELLYGQDTTRCPVALVFYNGRRRAIGVRMFIQRFSSPGNPTGVIDTIGYTDPAETDTLRIIQPLSKNIVPDNPAWNLMWRNCYRIPKNVKIEDIDIRVFKGLPGREGTSSSLDYQKVDDVAEDPYIQILGLDQWNNNRTDTKIPDGKIDPFADVFREDWGLIIFPEREPFNSNRVFVDATGNRSDTLVEKVSSIYRYASPKEKTDNSKYYLWLSTKARSASIRLGRANVIEGSERVTLNGRPLVKGKDYEISYDLGQVTLLTDEATDPNSDVRVEFQYAPFMALQKKTLLGMRAEYEHSENLKLGTTVLYKSDKAQERKPRVGQETSKASVYDFDMSFALNPKFITKAVDALPFIDAEADSRIRVTAEVAQSRPNPNVDGAAYVDDFESAVELLSLGNVRTNWTLASAPVDVDTSSDAWARGTIRWHNPPAISREEVYEGETVAGQGALQPLRLIFRPRGYKFFGPSETPCADSMPSKSWGGIMRSFENRVDRKRVQLFEVRAKGGKGKLHFDFGRISEDINGNGKNEDEDWFPENRSLDVIPGSGINEDTGLDSLLDPAEIDACGRPYDVAINPDPAADNWWYEYKGKGAGGGTSRPPVPLSVWNLPGYQDAVNTIGHWLHYEWQNGTEGNIDDDAVQGLPDREVLGSGFEENNAYFTFELDLDTINGKHVVAGSGRNGWHTFRVPVRDPGVLDTVSDGQTTASWEGVTHVRVWFEQDTTGVDSLASMDSIWIADWGFVQSNWTDTLMTLTGDATSKFFVASVSEENGTFTPPPGVKPYVDQVNNVTETQRGLAMVFQDLLPGAEGITRKDLLTTESYSGYRRMEMYVHGDNSLDPSDSVMLYFRLGHDSANYYEFRTYVEAGWSPRNHVRIDFNEITALKDAADRALPNKRSPLEDSTDVYRVVGRPNINEIRYITTSVMNHKADSTAKVSGEIWLDELRVTEVRKDVGTAARVTVNGSLSDLISYTTSYEHRDAYFRGLAQATRGGSRNNLGSGEEVNDFNFSATFNVSRFLPRSWGARVPVSYSYAQSESVPLLRSSSDVVLPPEIRELEKSTSRSVKLSFSESFARKGGNLLFNAFLNRQKFTASYTRSRQKRINNPLLFNENYNFRADFDMGVAKPPEVPIFFWTKSIPILKKTRGSKLALYPRKWLWNGAFNRNLSAKDDVDFNRTSSLSRTMDGRMDFGFQVFPNLSVDYNFSTRRDLTDPKLVVIRFRNPKLGLENSYSQGFRTNYDPKLLNFFTSTLTYSSNYSDNYDASTRTRSTSLTSSWSVTGEFKHMTLFGSGRRSAPTSRPETQRPQVRGEVVEEVEKETPKKPPGKPFYEPVLKGLRFLTGWLQPLRYSHSEGFNRSIPGVAGRLPWRYRLGFDKMAEFPILGTRRNPSAGQSNNWDLSSGFTFLGGISTTVGYKRSSTEALTTVGTDRTRSVTVSWPELNLQVRRFTKLPLVKKYVNWFIEVFSPRTAFSRQVKTSENLDHGFITSRSESINRSPLLSLNLKLFKKLSVSSSYGVNRTVEEKFNNSTGAPESETHTTKKTVGVTTKFAFSAPGGISIPLLGKVKFKSLVSIDMSVQYSSNLVETSRRGGKFVPFTNTSSFSASPVISYTFSNQIRGGLTARWQDTNDVQRHRKSHVREIQLWTEIHF; this is translated from the coding sequence GTGAGCGTTCGGTCGCACACCAAAGCTGTACTCATTCTTGTTGCTCTGCTCTTGCGGGGCGGCTTGTCGTATGCCCAGGTAGAGGGTATCGGTTTCCAGGCCCGTCTGGAAATGCGCTCCATGGTGGTTTCTCCTTACGAGGCCCCTGATGATCGCTTCTCTGCTGCCCTCTATCCGCTTACCTATCCCGTGCTTTCCGGTCAGCTTCTATACGTTCCCAAGGCGGAAGAGAAAAGTGATTTCGATGCCGGCGCGATCTCTTTCGGTACCCGTATGCACGGCGGCGTCGACCTGGTTCCGGTGTCGGTCGATGCCCGTCGTTTCTATGAACGCCGGACCGCTTACAACATCTCCGAGCGTTGGGAAGGATTCGCGCTCAATTCGCTTGTGCAGTCCCAGAGGCAGGGGAAGCGAGACGGACTGTCGATCGGCGTAAATCTGCCCAAGCGGTTCGACCAGATGTTCGGCGAGGGCGGCGCCAACCTGCGGGTCAGCGGGTACCGCCGTATCTCCTTCTCAGGCCGTTCCCAATGGGATGACGCTGCCGGCTCGGGGATCAGGCGGCAAAGCAAGTTCCCTGCGCTCAACATGGAGCAGATTTCCCGGTTTACGATTCAAGGGACAATCGGCACCAAGATCACCGTCAGCGTTTCGCAAGACAACCAGACCGACATCCCCCTGGCCAATCGCCTTATCCTGCGCTATAAAGGCGACGAGGACGACATCCTAAAGACTATCGAAGCCGGTAACACCACGCTCAATATCCCTAATACTCGGTTCGTGGGTTACTCACAGAGCATCGCCGGGCTGTTCGGGATAAAGACCGAGGCCCGGCTGGGAAACTTCGGCCTCACGGCTATTGCCTCGCAGGAGAAAGGTTCGTCCGAATCGGCTACGGTCTCCGCCACCGGCGAAGAGAATGCGGAACCCGTACGTGATTATCAATATCAGGAGGGCCGCATCTTTGACCTCGCTTATCCGGGCGAAATCGGACGATACGACTCGGTTCGGGTTTTTGTCTATGAAGAGGAAACCGACCAGCGCAATCCGGTAGCCGAGAAGATGTATCTGGAAAACGGGCCGCTCGATCCTAACGGAACCTACAACACGAGCGATCAGCTAATGTCCGAAGTGCAGCAAGATCAGTTCGAGCTTCTGTACGGACAGGACACGACGCGATGTCCGGTAGCGCTGGTCTTCTACAACGGACGTCGGCGGGCAATCGGCGTTCGCATGTTTATCCAGCGGTTCTCGTCCCCTGGTAATCCCACCGGTGTGATAGACACAATCGGTTATACGGATCCGGCTGAGACCGATACTTTGCGCATCATTCAGCCTTTATCCAAGAACATCGTGCCGGACAATCCGGCCTGGAATTTGATGTGGCGGAACTGCTATCGCATCCCCAAGAATGTAAAGATCGAGGACATCGATATCAGGGTGTTCAAGGGGCTTCCCGGCCGCGAAGGGACATCGTCGAGTCTCGATTACCAGAAAGTGGATGATGTCGCAGAGGATCCGTACATTCAAATCCTCGGTTTGGACCAGTGGAATAACAACCGGACCGATACGAAGATTCCTGACGGCAAGATCGATCCCTTTGCCGACGTATTCCGCGAAGATTGGGGGCTGATCATCTTCCCTGAGCGGGAGCCTTTCAATTCGAACAGAGTATTTGTGGACGCTACCGGCAACCGGTCTGATACGCTGGTGGAGAAAGTTTCATCCATTTACAGGTATGCGTCGCCCAAAGAAAAAACCGACAACAGCAAGTACTACCTGTGGCTTTCTACTAAAGCTCGCAGCGCCAGTATCAGGCTGGGGCGGGCCAATGTTATCGAAGGATCCGAGCGGGTCACGCTCAATGGCCGACCCCTGGTGAAGGGGAAAGATTATGAAATCTCGTATGATCTTGGCCAGGTGACGCTCCTTACCGATGAGGCCACCGATCCCAATTCCGACGTGCGGGTGGAGTTCCAGTACGCGCCGTTCATGGCTTTGCAGAAGAAAACGCTTCTGGGGATGCGGGCTGAGTACGAGCACAGCGAGAACCTCAAGCTGGGCACGACGGTCCTTTACAAATCGGACAAGGCTCAGGAGCGCAAACCAAGGGTGGGGCAGGAAACGTCAAAGGCGTCCGTCTATGACTTCGACATGTCATTCGCCTTAAATCCCAAGTTCATCACCAAAGCGGTGGATGCCTTGCCGTTCATTGATGCGGAGGCCGATTCGCGCATCCGGGTCACGGCCGAGGTGGCGCAGTCGCGGCCCAACCCGAATGTTGATGGCGCCGCGTATGTCGATGACTTCGAATCGGCGGTCGAACTTCTATCGCTGGGTAATGTGCGCACCAACTGGACACTGGCCTCGGCTCCGGTGGACGTTGATACGTCCAGCGACGCCTGGGCGAGGGGTACGATTCGGTGGCATAACCCGCCGGCGATTTCACGCGAGGAAGTATATGAGGGCGAAACCGTGGCCGGGCAAGGGGCCTTGCAACCGCTGCGCCTGATCTTCCGCCCACGCGGCTACAAATTCTTCGGGCCGTCGGAAACACCCTGCGCGGATTCGATGCCATCCAAGTCCTGGGGCGGAATTATGCGCTCGTTCGAAAACCGCGTCGACCGGAAGCGCGTGCAGTTGTTCGAAGTTCGCGCCAAGGGCGGTAAGGGAAAACTCCATTTCGATTTCGGCCGCATCAGTGAGGATATTAACGGCAACGGCAAAAACGAGGACGAGGACTGGTTTCCGGAGAACCGCTCGTTGGACGTCATCCCCGGCAGCGGGATCAACGAGGACACCGGGCTGGACAGCCTGCTCGATCCCGCCGAGATTGACGCTTGTGGGCGGCCCTATGATGTGGCCATCAACCCTGATCCGGCCGCCGACAACTGGTGGTACGAATACAAGGGGAAGGGCGCCGGGGGCGGTACATCGCGTCCCCCGGTCCCGCTGAGCGTCTGGAACTTACCGGGATACCAGGATGCGGTGAACACGATCGGCCACTGGCTGCACTATGAGTGGCAGAACGGCACCGAGGGGAATATCGACGACGACGCAGTTCAAGGGTTACCCGACCGCGAGGTGCTCGGCTCCGGATTCGAAGAGAATAACGCTTACTTCACCTTTGAGCTCGACCTGGACACGATCAACGGCAAGCATGTCGTCGCCGGCTCCGGGCGCAACGGCTGGCATACCTTCCGGGTACCGGTGCGCGATCCCGGCGTACTGGATACTGTATCAGACGGTCAGACCACGGCCAGTTGGGAGGGCGTTACCCACGTGCGCGTTTGGTTTGAGCAGGATACTACCGGCGTGGATAGCCTTGCCAGCATGGACTCGATCTGGATCGCCGACTGGGGTTTCGTGCAGTCCAACTGGACCGACACGCTCATGACGCTCACCGGCGATGCGACCAGCAAGTTCTTCGTGGCGTCCGTGTCCGAGGAGAACGGAACGTTTACACCGCCCCCGGGCGTGAAGCCGTATGTCGATCAGGTCAATAACGTCACCGAGACGCAGCGCGGCCTGGCTATGGTCTTTCAGGACCTGCTTCCGGGCGCCGAGGGCATCACGCGCAAGGATCTGCTCACCACCGAATCGTACTCCGGCTACCGACGCATGGAAATGTATGTGCACGGGGATAACTCGCTGGACCCCTCCGACAGCGTCATGCTCTACTTCCGTCTGGGGCACGACAGCGCTAACTATTACGAATTCCGCACGTATGTTGAAGCGGGCTGGTCGCCTCGCAATCACGTCAGAATCGATTTCAACGAGATTACTGCGCTTAAAGATGCGGCCGATCGCGCTCTGCCAAACAAGCGCAGCCCGCTCGAAGATTCCACGGATGTGTATCGCGTGGTGGGCCGCCCGAATATCAATGAGATTCGGTACATCACAACGAGTGTGATGAATCACAAGGCTGATTCCACGGCCAAGGTGTCAGGCGAAATCTGGCTCGATGAGCTCCGCGTCACCGAAGTCCGCAAAGATGTGGGCACGGCGGCGCGCGTGACAGTCAACGGCTCGCTTTCAGACCTGATAAGTTACACCACGAGCTACGAGCACAGGGATGCCTACTTCCGAGGTCTGGCGCAGGCGACCCGAGGTGGTTCGCGAAACAACCTCGGGAGCGGCGAGGAGGTCAACGATTTCAACTTTTCCGCCACGTTCAACGTGAGCCGCTTCCTGCCGCGTTCGTGGGGGGCGAGAGTCCCAGTGTCCTACTCGTACGCCCAATCGGAGAGCGTGCCGCTGCTGCGATCCAGTTCCGATGTGGTTCTGCCTCCCGAAATCCGCGAGCTGGAAAAGTCGACGTCGCGTTCAGTAAAGCTTTCGTTTTCCGAGTCTTTCGCCCGCAAGGGTGGCAATCTTCTGTTCAACGCCTTCCTGAACCGGCAGAAGTTCACGGCCTCCTATACGCGCTCTCGGCAGAAACGAATCAACAACCCGCTGCTCTTCAACGAGAATTACAACTTCCGCGCCGACTTCGACATGGGTGTGGCCAAGCCGCCCGAAGTGCCGATCTTCTTCTGGACGAAGTCGATTCCCATCCTGAAGAAGACCAGGGGATCAAAGCTGGCCCTTTATCCGCGCAAGTGGCTCTGGAACGGCGCATTCAATCGAAACCTGTCGGCCAAGGATGATGTCGACTTCAATCGCACCTCGTCGCTCAGCCGCACGATGGACGGCCGGATGGACTTCGGCTTCCAGGTATTCCCGAATCTGAGCGTCGATTACAACTTTTCGACCCGTCGTGATCTGACCGATCCTAAGCTGGTGGTCATACGATTTCGTAACCCGAAACTCGGCCTGGAGAACAGCTACTCCCAGGGTTTCCGAACCAACTACGATCCGAAGCTGCTCAACTTCTTTACGAGCACGCTGACCTACTCGTCCAACTACAGCGATAACTACGACGCCAGCACCAGAACACGCTCGACATCGCTGACATCAAGTTGGTCGGTGACCGGCGAGTTCAAGCACATGACCCTGTTCGGTTCGGGACGCAGAAGCGCTCCCACGAGCAGGCCGGAAACACAACGGCCACAGGTTCGCGGCGAAGTGGTAGAAGAGGTGGAGAAAGAGACTCCCAAGAAACCTCCGGGCAAGCCATTCTACGAGCCAGTATTGAAGGGCCTGCGTTTCCTTACCGGATGGCTGCAACCACTGCGCTACAGTCATAGTGAGGGTTTCAACCGGTCGATCCCTGGCGTGGCTGGGCGTCTGCCGTGGCGATACCGCCTTGGGTTCGACAAGATGGCCGAGTTCCCGATTTTGGGCACGAGACGAAACCCGTCGGCAGGGCAATCAAACAACTGGGATCTCAGCTCGGGATTCACGTTTCTTGGCGGCATTTCGACCACAGTCGGCTACAAGAGGAGTTCCACCGAGGCGTTGACTACGGTGGGGACCGACCGTACCCGTTCGGTTACGGTCTCCTGGCCGGAGCTTAATCTCCAGGTTCGCCGGTTCACCAAGCTTCCCCTGGTCAAGAAATACGTGAATTGGTTTATTGAGGTGTTCTCGCCGCGCACGGCCTTCTCGCGTCAGGTCAAAACCAGCGAAAACCTCGATCACGGATTCATCACCAGCCGCAGCGAGTCTATCAACCGCAGCCCGCTCCTGTCGCTCAACCTGAAGCTGTTCAAGAAGCTGTCGGTATCGAGTTCTTACGGCGTCAACAGGACCGTCGAGGAGAAGTTCAACAACTCCACCGGCGCACCCGAATCCGAGACCCACACTACCAAAAAGACCGTCGGCGTGACCACTAAATTCGCGTTCTCCGCGCCGGGCGGAATCTCCATCCCGCTTCTGGGCAAAGTGAAATTCAAATCGCTCGTGTCTATTGACATGTCTGTTCAATACAGCTCGAACCTCGTGGAAACCTCCCGGCGCGGCGGCAAATTCGTGCCGTTCACGAACACGTCGAGCTTCTCCGCCTCGCCGGTCATCTCGTACACCTTTTCCAACCAAATTCGCGGCGGTCTCACGGCGCGCTGGCAGGACACGAACGACGTTCAGAGACACCGCAAGAGCCACGTGCGCGAGATCCAGCTATGGACCGAGATACACTTCTAA
- a CDS encoding M28 family peptidase, with protein MRYLKDQVALGPRVPGTESSARFREMAYRHFRACGFEVDSQRFVVFDPYTSVDTPMVNIIARYRGRPYDPTAILLWAHYDCRPRTDFPSDSTKRDVPIDGANDGASGVALLMELANLIAENPAPSNIDIVLGDGEDWGKSGDVDRYLLGAREFARRSIRDKYRFAIVIDLIGDTYQQIYREEYTEHYYKEINDMIWRAAKEVGVQTLIDEVRHTIQDDHLPLGGAGVPTALLIDFDYKYWHTEHDTPDKCSPESLANVGRVLTYIVYNESLWPKK; from the coding sequence ATGCGCTACCTCAAGGACCAGGTTGCCTTAGGGCCGCGCGTGCCCGGTACGGAAAGTTCGGCCCGCTTCCGCGAGATGGCCTACCGCCATTTCCGGGCATGCGGATTCGAGGTCGATTCGCAGAGGTTTGTCGTGTTCGATCCGTACACATCTGTAGACACTCCGATGGTGAACATTATCGCTCGGTATCGTGGGCGTCCGTATGATCCCACCGCGATCCTGTTGTGGGCGCACTATGATTGTCGTCCACGAACGGACTTTCCTTCCGATTCAACTAAACGCGATGTGCCTATCGATGGCGCCAACGACGGCGCGTCGGGTGTGGCCCTGCTCATGGAACTTGCCAACCTGATCGCCGAGAATCCGGCACCGTCGAACATTGACATCGTACTGGGCGACGGCGAGGACTGGGGGAAGAGCGGCGATGTCGACCGCTACCTCCTGGGGGCGCGCGAGTTTGCGCGGCGGTCGATTCGTGACAAGTATCGCTTTGCCATTGTCATCGATCTCATCGGCGATACCTACCAGCAAATCTACCGGGAAGAGTACACGGAACATTATTACAAAGAAATCAACGATATGATCTGGCGTGCCGCCAAAGAAGTCGGCGTTCAGACACTTATCGACGAGGTGCGCCACACCATCCAGGATGATCATCTGCCGCTCGGCGGGGCGGGGGTGCCGACCGCGTTGCTGATTGACTTCGATTACAAATACTGGCATACTGAGCACGACACGCCCGACAAGTGCTCGCCCGAGTCGCTCGCGAATGTGGGGCGGGTTCTGACGTATATTGTATACAACGAATCGTTATGGCCGAAAAAGTAA
- the selA gene encoding L-seryl-tRNA(Sec) selenium transferase, translating to MAEKVIRTLRDFPAIETLLQSETIAPELARVPRPIAAEIVRTVVSEQKERFDAGQSELAESSLIDAIKGALRDEAASRMTRVINATGIVVHTNLGRAPLSQAIFRELEKTAVGYCNIEFGLSSGKRGGRGVACERYLAALAGAEAGTVVNNNAAALFLILNTLANRKNVVISRGELVQIGGGFRIPDILKRSGARLVEVGTTNVTTLADYDKAVDDKTALILKVHKSNFVQAGFTQEVDLRALVALGRKRGIPVVNDLGSGTFVATRELLGYAEPTVQGSVRDGAALTCFSGDKMLGGVQAGLIVGQRDLVSKVKKNPLFRTVRVDKIVFSVLEGLLEAHLNDTYRDRVKLWQILARPTDELRAMAMNVLARCGTPADVTVEDTSAFIGGGAMPEQSLPSVGLVFSPVRSANQLMTAFRGQQPPVIGRIDTDRFILDFKAIDSEDLVHIVSAIQRVLK from the coding sequence ATGGCCGAAAAAGTAATCCGGACACTCCGCGACTTCCCGGCGATCGAAACTCTGCTGCAGTCCGAGACGATAGCCCCTGAATTGGCCCGCGTGCCCAGGCCAATCGCCGCGGAAATCGTTAGAACCGTGGTGTCCGAACAAAAGGAGCGATTCGATGCCGGCCAGAGCGAACTGGCCGAATCGTCGTTGATTGACGCAATCAAAGGCGCATTGCGGGACGAGGCCGCCTCGAGAATGACGCGTGTCATCAATGCCACCGGCATTGTCGTGCATACGAACTTGGGACGCGCTCCGCTGTCTCAGGCCATCTTTCGCGAGCTGGAAAAGACCGCAGTCGGTTACTGCAACATTGAGTTTGGTCTTTCATCGGGCAAGCGCGGCGGGCGGGGCGTCGCCTGCGAACGGTACCTGGCGGCTCTTGCCGGGGCAGAGGCGGGAACTGTGGTCAATAACAACGCCGCGGCCCTCTTTCTGATTCTGAACACCCTTGCGAATCGCAAGAACGTTGTCATCTCGCGTGGGGAACTGGTTCAGATCGGCGGCGGGTTTCGCATACCGGATATACTCAAGCGATCAGGGGCGAGGCTGGTTGAGGTCGGCACCACCAATGTCACCACGCTTGCCGACTACGACAAGGCCGTTGACGACAAAACGGCCCTTATCCTCAAAGTCCACAAGAGCAACTTCGTGCAGGCCGGTTTCACTCAGGAGGTCGATCTCAGGGCGCTCGTTGCTTTGGGCCGGAAACGCGGGATACCCGTAGTCAACGATCTGGGAAGCGGTACCTTCGTCGCCACGCGCGAGCTGCTCGGCTACGCCGAGCCGACCGTGCAGGGGTCGGTACGCGATGGCGCAGCCCTCACTTGCTTCTCCGGAGACAAGATGCTTGGCGGGGTGCAGGCCGGGCTTATTGTCGGACAGCGGGACCTCGTGTCCAAAGTAAAGAAGAACCCGCTTTTTCGGACGGTCCGAGTTGACAAGATTGTCTTTTCCGTGCTGGAGGGATTGCTCGAAGCGCATCTCAACGACACGTATCGTGATAGAGTGAAACTTTGGCAGATCCTCGCGCGCCCAACAGACGAGCTTCGAGCCATGGCCATGAATGTGCTCGCCCGGTGCGGGACGCCGGCTGACGTCACCGTGGAGGACACCTCCGCTTTCATCGGGGGCGGCGCGATGCCCGAACAAAGCCTGCCGTCAGTGGGTCTGGTCTTTTCGCCGGTTCGCAGCGCGAATCAGTTAATGACTGCCTTTCGCGGACAACAGCCGCCTGTTATCGGCCGGATCGACACCGACCGCTTCATTCTCGACTTCAAAGCCATCGACTCAGAAGATCTGGTCCATATCGTGAGCGCCATTCAGCGGGTCCTGAAATAG